In Torulaspora delbrueckii CBS 1146 chromosome 1, complete genome, one genomic interval encodes:
- the ARO80 gene encoding Aro80p (similar to Saccharomyces cerevisiae ARO80 (YDR421W); ancestral locus Anc_5.525): MDQISEVRSNKDTKWRRSYKACLNCRLRKIKCDMGPLDKPHEPPCKRCKREGKTCEFLQSRKKSVFKRQHRTNGLELQDEVEKHVVITHEVDVGGPSDRIERHSRNKIDGKWRFEISSMQNALEFLAKAAGSVAKEDNQLHEIKQIDPSQVSRDDSSWKDLTPTSFEASRAGIMAPLEADEGSSRKAVPLIKKLSSVRPKPCIKLSNLEFIGGSDQLTEEEVIKLVDVFFLTMYPFFPHIPLQLQDPEELARYPLLLCSIVTVSARYHSFCDIGLKDNMQNNRNIEVHEQLWIYCQKLISQTIWAEASTRSIGTVLAFLLFTEWNPRAIHWKWSDYANSGDSKDRSNDFSISRDSERLTGMAAIRRSDRMAWMLTGNAVRLAQDMGFNETSSKIFTATHISETHTAMNVGQRSTLTESLNEINLGSIKFPRNNSVGNEQFYLEKILENDDSKDRWTRFLHDIRDDYAHHDEGPLTDIEREFLNDEYVLYYTADGDSKHRDSSNLLPFPLRFSKIQRAKIELLRIITVGFEAIYCTKDKQQSLFNDPTRNLSLLHLISPLIESWYKSYHDLLEPAEGKPCTVDLCRNKREVHYVVRKIDRESLICEYYYCQLYIYSSALQVDVKEGQLKLHEITRSAKYVELAYNAAKMLLTSATRLHRLNLLKCMPVRWVTRIVKSVAFIVKCYLTLMGNAVVNNPLANTILKLTVIPAEDILKTIHTAALILKEASPDELHLCMRYSTILMSLCSEMRESEDYTTDSPTPGTTFGQDNDPSPIQPLDTAIPLPNDVVDWFSTSDEIGLEFVESWAEMIEQRYLQGSSYSQNLGNAADTPT; this comes from the coding sequence ATGGATCAAATATCCGAAGTACGTTCAAATAAAGATACCAAATGGCGGAGAAGTTATAAAGCCTGCCTTAACTGCCGATTGCGTAAGATCAAATGTGATATGGGACCACTTGACAAACCTCATGAACCACCTTGCAAACGATGCAAAAGAGAAGGCAAGACATGTGAGTTCCTACAGAGCAGGAAGAAAAGTGTTTTTAAGAGACAGCACAGGACTAATGGCTTGGAACTGCAAGATGAGGTTGAAAAGCACGTCGTTATAACACATGAAGTTGATGTAGGCGGTCCATCTGACAGAATCGAGCGCCACTCACGAAATAAGATTGATGGTAAATGGAGGTTTGAGATAAGTTCCATGCAAAATGCGTTAGAGTTTTTAGCTAAAGCTGCTGGTTCAGTCGCTAAAGAAGATAATCAATTGCATGAAATCAAGCAGATTGATCCATCGCAAGTTTCAAGAGATGACTCTTCATGGAAGGATCTTACTCCAACTTCCTTTGAAGCTTCTAGAGCAGGCATTATGGCTCCACTGGAAGCAGATGAAGGATCGAGTAGAAAAGCCGTACCgttgatcaaaaaattaAGTAGTGTAAGGCCCAAACCATGCATTAAGCTATCAAACCTTGAATTCATTGGAGGTTCAGATCAGttgactgaagaagaagttatAAAACTAGTGGATGTTTTTTTCCTGACAATGTACCCTTTCTTTCCCCACATACCACTACAATTACAAGATCCAGAAGAATTAGCACGATATCCACTGTTACTATGCTCAATAGTAACAGTATCTGCTCGGTACCACTCTTTCTGCGATATTGGTTTGAAAGACAACATGCAAAATAACCGTAATATAGAAGTTCATGAACAACTTTGGATTTATTGCCAAAAACTTATCTCACAAACCATTTGGGCAGAGGCAAGTACGAGATCGATAGGCACTGTTCTAGCGTTTTTACTATTCACTGAATGGAATCCCAGAGCCATCCACTGGAAATGGTCAGATTATGCGAACAGCGGCGACTCAAAAGATAGAAGCAACGATTTTTCGATATCGAGAGACTCTGAGAGACTCACTGGTATGGCTGCGATCAGGCGAAGTGACCGAATGGCCTGGATGCTTACGGGAAATGCAGTTAGATTGGCTCAGGATATGGGATTTAATGAAACCAGTAGTAAGATCTTTACTGCGACACATATATCAGAGACACACACCGCAATGAACGTTGGACAGCGGTCCACACTGACTGAGTCACTGAATGAGATCAATTTGGGATCAATTAAATTTCCCCGCAACAATTCAGTCGGTAATGAACAATTTTATCTGGAGAAAATCCTCGAGAATGATGATAGCAAGGATAGATGGACTAGGTTTCTACATGATATTCGAGACGATTATGCACACCACGACGAGGGTCCCTTGACCGACATCGAAAGGGAATTTCTTAACGACGAATACGTGTTGTACTACACTGCGGACGGCGATTCTAAGCACAGAGACTCTTCGAATCTCCTACCGTTCCCATTGAGATTCTCGAAGATTCAAAGAGCCAAGATCGAGTTGTTAAGAATAATCACCGTAGGATTTGAGGCAATTTACTGCACCAAGGACAAGCAACAATCACTGTTCAATGACCCCACCCGCAATCTCTCTCTGCTACACCTTATTTCTCCACTAATCGAAAGCTGGTACAAGAGTTACCATGACTTGTTAGAACCTGCGGAAGGTAAACCTTGCACAGTAGACCTTTGTCGAAACAAGCGAGAAGTACACTACGTCGTTAGAAAGATTGATCGTGAAAGCTTGATCTGCGAATACTACTACTGTCAACTATACATCTACTCTTCAGCCTTACAAGTGGACGTCAAAGAgggtcaattgaaattaCACGAGATAACACGTAGTGCCAAATACGTTGAACTAGCCTACAATGCTGCCAAAATGTTATTAACATCTGCCACAAGACTGCACAGACTAAATTTGCTCAAATGCATGCCCGTAAGATGGGTAACAAGAATAGTGAAATCGGTAGCATTCATAGTGAAATGCTACTTAACGCTAATGGGCAACGCCGTGGTGAATAACCCACTGGCAAACACCATCCTCAAATTAACAGTGATCCCAGCTGAAGACATCTTAAAAACGATTCACACCGCCGCGCTAATTCTCAAAGAAGCCTCCCCTGACGAACTGCACTTGTGCATGCGTTACTCCACGATCCTCATGTCCCTATGCTCAGAGATGAGAGAATCAGAAGACTACACCACCGATTCTCCCACCCCAGGGACAACCTTCGGACAAGATAACGATCCGTCACCTATCCAACCCCTGGATACAGCGATCCCTTTGCCAAATGACGTCGTGGACTGGTTTTCTacaagcgatgagatcGGTTTGGAGTTTGTCGAATCCTGGGCCGAAATGATCGAACAACGTTATTTACAGGGCTCTTCATACAGCCaaaatttgggaaatgCCGCAGACACCCCCACATAG
- the TDEL0A03920 gene encoding uncharacterized protein (similar to Saccharomyces cerevisiae YAP1 (YML007W) and CAD1 (YDR423C); ancestral locus Anc_5.528), producing the protein MERALPPLISRTSTRSNTSSMSAMSASTVKRPLEQSSSPMAPAAKGSKPGRKPLDEETKNKRTAQNRAAQRAFRERKEKKMKELEDKVQSLEQANRDTVVESEFLRSQLLTLVNELKKYRPAKANDLQVLDYLAKHERTEPTDKEIEQSVQKKMDFTFAFPWKDRKEAEAQAQHFPSPGSSMLSSSSASVNSAASPSNKRRSTASRSTSTSTSTTGWMDNVFYSDDAQKLPQFAIKGDSTADPLFSNEFNFDDQFDEQVSQFCTKMNKACGTRECPIPGFTPQMASPQVASPQILTNSWDTVASPAFGQQSLAPSKKQLTKTPPSQPELPFIDPTMAFPTDDDEGLFFRTHRDENSLFAELLDEVEPTDNNFVNENLINEEPSTTTAVAEETRPKPKTETDVVPSRDGKLLKCSEVWDRITTHPKYSAIDIDGLCGELMTKAKCSEKGVVVQAEDVQRVLDKHMDV; encoded by the coding sequence ATGGAGCGGGCTTTGCCACCGCTCAtctcaagaacaagcaCCCGGTCCAACACGAGCTCAATGAGTGCAATGAGTGCATCGACCGTTAAGAGACCATTGGAACAGAGTAGTTCTCCCATGGCTCCTGCTGCCAAGGGCAGCAAACCCGGTCGTAAACCACTAGATGAGGAGACAAAGAACAAGCGTACTGCTCAGAATAGAGCAGCTCAGAGAGCTTTTCGTGAACGtaaggagaagaaaatgaaggaattggaagataaaGTGCAAAGCCTCGAGCAAGCGAATCGTGATACAGTCGTTGAATCAGAGTTTCTACGTTCTCAGCTGCTTACACTTGTCAACgagttgaaaaagtatCGTCCTGCCAAGGCTAACGATTTACAGGTACTTGACTACCTTGCAAAGCATGAGCGTACAGAACCTACGGATAAGGAAATAGAGCAAAGTGTACAGAAAAAGATGGATTTTACGTTTGCTTTCCCATGGAAGGACCGTAAAGAAGCAGAGGCACAAGCACAACATTTCCCTTCGCCGGGTTCGTCGATGCTTTCGTCTTCTTCGGCGTCCGTAAACTCGGCTGCCTCGCCGAGCAATAAACGAAGGTCTACCGCTTCGCGATCAACTTCTACTTCTACGTCCACCACAGGTTGGATGGACAACGTTTTTTACAGTGACGATGCACAAAAATTACCACAATTTGCCATCAAAGGGGATTCTACTGCGGACCCTCTGTTTTCAAATGAGTTCAATTTCGATGATCAGTTCGATGAACAGGTTTCACAGTTTTGCACAAAGATGAATAAAGCTTGCGGGACGCGGGAATGTCCCATACCTGGTTTTACCCCCCAGATGGCTTCTCCACAGGTGGCATCACCACAGATTCTTACAAATAGTTGGGATACCGTGGCTTCACCAGCGTTTGGTCAACAAAGTCTTGCtccatcaaagaaacagctAACGAAAACACCACCATCACAACCCGAACTGCCCTTTATCGACCCTACCATGGCTTTTCCTACAGACGATGACGAAGGGCTGTTCTTCCGAACGCATCGAGACGAAAATAGCCTCTTTGCCGAGCTCCTAGATGAAGTCGAGCCTACAGATAATAATTTCGTCAATGAAAACCTAATAAACGAAGAGCCGTCTACAACTACTGCTGTTGCTGAAGAAACGCGACCTAAGCCCAAGACAGAGACTGACGTTGTCCCCTCACGCGACGGTAAACTACTCAAGTGTTCCGAAGTTTGGGACCGTATCACTACACATCCGAAATACTCGGCCATCGATATCGACGGCCTGTGCGGTGAACTTATGACCAAGGCCAAGTGTTCCGAGAAAGGAGTAGTCGTCCAAGCTGAGGATGTCCAGCGCGTACTCGATAAGCACATGGACGTGTAA
- the GIS4 gene encoding Gis4p (similar to Saccharomyces cerevisiae GIS4 (YML006C); ancestral locus Anc_5.526) codes for MQKSIKVDDYFDNDDNGLWSWYLSHIRSGDFEEFSRNKLKVTLLRRFLNSHFDSNRSHYGQNTKILFVSIPDKVHRDLSLLENFLRDYFHLEHLEHIEITKLTQSPVYNHENHYILIDKLNNFDDPTFLQFASTRWQQQLSNQQSNRLSDRQSGSIPNNDSSVEFNKKPCGTVTERSRAGSLSSFSANSGPSDLGSDTGGLQNIEVRSIQSESTAGQFNQIPINSINDQDDENESIVLDFSHSLLRKQMEEKKSQAQRIRQQEYSADTNQTITNLHTNDKDTNASDIYSPAISENVSINSYEDESMRDGSDSITAKDSYSGQPLALTTTHYKDDTQGSSDDSQEENISELSSVSRSMKSLGSQTSLGDNNDYENNSDSSDYSVVSILPSISISDARGHYRLVMQSSLLQDPETKEIYTAIRQSNNQPTVADVDDDWLLYDSQFSMNNLQMLTLQELLDMNRSFPKIIFYSMIVVSDEQQELLQWSNGMTQKEDTADASSSIPRADSYASMSRDPQQFYANMDDDDTSLSEQSGPMMYAPTRLQSNTSTAHRSIRTVNSIGDWAFVHKNETKRQGSHRGSTSQAGVSGVQFDSDNQNLQFLHPERVHSRNGLSKVSTMASLNPVERSKSTPLPVILISFSNLDGESKHWKDKITTFRRKKNHRQHEKGCIIM; via the coding sequence ATGCAgaaatcaatcaaagtTGATGACTACTTTGATAACGATGATAATGGGTTGTGGTCTTGGTATTTGTCGCATATACGAAGTGGTGATTTCGAAGAGTTTAGTAGAAACAAGCTGAAAGTCACTTTGCTTAGAAGATTTTTGAATAGTCATTTTGATTCGAACAGGAGTCATTATGGACAGAACACGAAGATTTTATTTGTGTCTATCCCAGATAAAGTGCATAGGGATCTATCCTTACTCGAAAATTTTCTAAGGGACTATTTTCATTTGGAGCACTTGGAGCATATTGAAATTACTAAACTGACCCAGTCGCCAGTTTATAACCATGAGAATCATTACATTCTAATTGACAAACTGAACAATTTTGATGACCCAACTTTTCTTCAGTTCGCGAGCACTAGGTGGCAGCAGCAATTGTCAAATCAGCAGAGTAATAGATTATCGGATAGGCAATCAGGGAGTATACCGAATAACGATTCAAGTGTCGAATTTAATAAGAAACCATGTGGCACCGTTACGGAGAGAAGTCGAGCTGGATCATTGAGTTCGTTCTCAGCGAATAGTGGACCTTCTGACCTGGGCAGCGATACTGGTGGGCTGCAGAATATTGAAGTAAGGTCTATTCAGTCCGAGAGTACTGCTGGTCAATTCAATCAAATACCCATCAATAGCATAAATgatcaggatgatgagaatgaaTCGATTGTCTTGGATTTTTCTCATTCATTACTGCGAAAAcaaatggaagaaaaaaaatcgcAAGCACAAAGGATAAGACAACAGGAGTACAGTGCTGACACCAATCAAACCATCACCAACTTGCATACTAATGATAAAGATACCAACGCATCGGATATTTACAGTCCTGCCATCTCGGAGAACGTGTCGATAAATAGCTATGAGGACGAAAGCATGCGGGATGGGAGTGATAGTATCACTGCTAAAGATAGCTATTCAGGTCAGCCACTGGCTTTAACCACTACACATTACAAAGATGATACCCAGGGCAGTTCCGATGACTCCCAGGAGGAGAATATATCGGAACTATCCAGTGTTAGCAGGTCTATGAAGAGCCTTGGGTCCCAAACATCTCTTGGTGACAATAATGACTATGAAAACAATAGTGACTCATCAGATTATTCTGTGGTCTCCATCTTACCTTCCATTTCAATAAGCGATGCTCGTGGTCATTACAGGTTGGTCATGCAATCTTCATTATTGCAAGATCCTGAGACAAAGGAGATATACACGGCCATCAGGCAATCCAACAATCAACCCACAGTTGCTGATGTAGATGATGATTGGCTACTCTACGATTCTCAATTCTCGATGAACAATTTACAAATGCTAACATTACAGGAACTGTTGGACATGAATCGATCTTTCCCAAAGATCATCTTTTACAGTATGATCGTTGTTTCGGATGAACAGCAAGAATTGTTGCAATGGAGCAATGGCATGACACAAAAAGAAGACACAGCAGACGCTTCGTCCAGCATACCAAGGGCAGATTCTTATGCTTCTATGTCAAGGGATCCTCAGCAATTTTATGCTAAtatggatgatgatgataccTCGTTATCGGAGCAGTCAGGCCCCATGATGTACGCTCCTACTAGGTTGCAGTCCAACACTAGCACAGCGCACAGGTCTATTCGTACCGTCAACAGTATCGGCGATTGGGCATTCGTTCATAAGAACGAAACGAAGCGTCAAGGCAGTCATCGAGGTTCGACGAGTCAGGCCGGAGTTTCTGGAGTGCAGTTTGATTCAGATAACCagaatcttcaattcttgCATCCCGAACGAGTACATTCGCGGAACGGGTTATCCAAAGTCAGCACCATGGCATCACTAAACCCTGTGGAGAGATCCAAAAGTACCCCGCTGCCTGTGATTCTTATATCATTCAGTAACCTTGATGGCGAATCCAAGCATTGGAAGGATAAAATTACAACATTTAGACGTAAGAAGAACCATAGACAGCATGAAAAGGGTTGTATAATTATGTAA
- the SIP1 gene encoding Sip1p (similar to Saccharomyces cerevisiae SIP1 (YDR422C); ancestral locus Anc_5.527), whose translation MGNSPSVQEHQQQPHGVLDANHPFRRAQLGNEMNSGRQQSITSQLFPSRNTRHVGPHSMNAKRNRHPHPQPPSLFKSDYSLRSTAEETPANTGSTENIRDNMAGLSLKSSNENAQVPSFLTPGHSTPTVQPTRQAAVPAADLKNKLQNGLNQQKEISSHRFQRPSVVALKKTLLDDGELHSTSSRSTSGDVVSSASLDIYSALNLDSPTQSGSKAKDTDADPDTSDFDDISDDGYLQSEDVVLNQSLLQNVLRRDMKRKRPAKKSKVPNTSHVSNLKASSNSVSYESLENGNVPDAKKLKSLSYDGSLPSFQPTAQNNDRLNGLAHDNGFNRIDSFEKGSVEHREVETSPTMRNSSSASPSSSSIISNTEPEKVHVILKWRDQIEDPSKCKITIISTDIASALNFDPSDKSFHGTFSMKYDEKENNFYVPNLSLPPGIYKFQFVINGEIRHSNLLPSATDSVGNIVNWFEVIPGYESVEPFRNEIDYHENMGIDPPQSDSSTSTGKHHDESPGKVPLVQPVPGRPPLAARHTSSYSNKQERSGTPYSDYTGVSRCNSAVRKSPLIHQTLSSIDLVTALQPKKYEYSNEIPELFKAGNVLGQSDENQFPTPPPPPMNPPSYDQPSFLENVVDCNQDNLFVSLQQGGLLDAETAEQLFLEKYTVPDLPVYLNSTYLNKIFNEFQKHNSLGSNSSGLNHIIPHVNLNHLLTSSIRDEMISVGCTTRYEGKFITQVVYAPCYYASGPKAEGKK comes from the coding sequence ATGGGTAATTCGCCCTCGGTTCAAGAACATCAGCAACAACCGCACGGTGTGCTGGATGCAAATCACCCTTTCAGAAGGGCGCAATTGGGGAATGAAATGAATTCGGGAAGACAACAGAGTATCACGTCACAGCTTTTCCCAAGTAGGAACACTAGACATGTCGGTCCACATTCGATGAATGCCAAGAGAAATCGCCATCCTCATCCGCAACCTCCTTCGTTGTTCAAGTCGGATTATTCACTTCGCAGCACTGCAGAAGAGACTCCGGCAAACACAGGTTCCACTGAAAATATAAGAGATAATATGGCTGGATTATCGTTAAAGAGTTCTAATGAAAATGCTCAGGTGCCTTCGTTCCTAACACCGGGTCATTCTACTCCAACAGTACAACCTACGAGACAGGCTGCAGTTCCGGCAGCTGATCTAAAGAATAAATTGCAGAATGGTTTAAATCAACAGAAGGAAATCTCATCTCATAGGTTTCAACGTCCCAGTGTGgtagctttgaaaaagacTTTGCTTGATGACGGTGAACTACATTCTACTAGTTCAAGGTCCACGTCAGGCGATGTCGTAAGCTCCGCGTCCCTAGATATATACTCTGCATTGAACCTTGATTCACCAACTCAAAGTGGTTCCAAGGCAAAAGACACAGACGCCGATCCAGATACCTCGGATTTCGACGATATTAGTGATGATGGGTATTTGCAAAGTGAAGATGTCGTGTTGAATCAATCACTCTTACAGAATGTTTTGAGGAGAGAtatgaagaggaaaagaccTGCAAAGAAATCCAAGGTTCCCAATACAAGTCAtgtatcaaatttgaaagctagTAGTAACTCGGTATCCTACGAGAGCTTAGAGAATGGTAACGTGCCGGATGCGAAAAAACTAAAATCTTTAAGTTATGACGGTTCTCTACCCAGTTTCCAACCTACCGCTCAGAATAATGATCGTTTGAACGGATTGGCTCACGACAATGGATTCAATAGAATCGattcctttgaaaaaggGTCTGTCGAACATAGAGAGGTCGAGACTTCTCCAACAATGAGGAATTCATCGTCGGCATCACCAAGTTCAAGCTCCATAATCTCAAATACAGAACCAGAGAAAGTTCATGTGATTTTAAAATGGAGGGACCAAATTGAAGACCCTTCCAAATGTAAAATTACTATCATCAGTACTGATATTGCGTCAGCACTAAATTTTGATCCATCTGACAAATCATTCCATGGCACCTTTTCCATGAAATACGACGAGAAGGAAAACAACTTTTAtgttccaaatctttcattgCCACCTGGTATttacaaatttcaattcgTTATCAATGGTGAAATCAGACACTCAAACCTATTGCCATCAGCAACAGACTCCGTCGGTAACATCGTTAATTGGTTCGAAGTCATCCCTGGTTATGAAAGTGTCGAGCCTTTTAGAAATGAAATCGACTACCATGAAAATATGGGAATCGACCCCCCACAATCTGACTCAAGCACTAGTACTGGTAAACATCATGACGAATCTCCGGGCAAAGTGCCTTTGGTGCAGCCCGTGCCGGGAAGACCACCTTTAGCGGCACGTCATACTTCTTCATATTCCAACAAACAAGAGAGGTCTGGAACCCCTTACTCGGATTATACTGGTGTAAGCAGATGTAATTCAGCGGTCAGAAAATCGCCATTAATACATCAAACACTTAGTAGCATAGATCTGGTCACAGCATTGCAACCCAAGAAATACGAATACTCGAATGAGATACCCGAGCTGTTTAAAGCAGGTAACGTATTAGGCCAGAGTGATGAAAATCAATTCCCAActccaccaccacctccAATGAACCCGCCATCATATGATCAGCCTAGTTTCTTAGAGAATGTTGTGGATTGTAATCAGGATAATTTGTTTGTTAGCCTTCAACAGGGCGGACTTCTCGATGCAGAAACTGCAGAACAGTTGTTTTTGGAGAAATACACTGTGCCAGATTTACCAGTGTATCTGAACTCGACGTACTTAAACAAGATCTTCAACGAGTTTCAAAAGCACAACTCTTTGGGAAGCAACTCCAGCGGTTTGAATCATATCATTCCACATGTTAACTTAAACCATCTACTGACAAGCAGTATCAGAGATGAAATGATCAGTGTTGGCTGTACTACTAGATACGAGGGTAAATTTATCACTCAAGTAGTATACGCTCCTTGTTACTACGCCAGTGGTCCAAAGGCGGAGGGCAAGAAGTGA
- the ERG6 gene encoding sterol 24-C-methyltransferase (similar to Saccharomyces cerevisiae ERG6 (YML008C); ancestral locus Anc_5.529), producing the protein MSEVVELRQRQAQFTKELHGDDIGSKSGFAAFVSKNRSAQKEAVEKYLKHWDGRTDKDAEERRLDDYNESTHSYYNVVTDFYEYGWGSSFHFSRFYKGENFFAAMARHEHYLAYQADIQKGDLVLDVGCGVGGPAREISRFTGCNIIGLNNNDYQLAKAKWYAKKYHLQDQLDFVKGDFMNMDFEPNTFDKVYAIEATCHAPSLEGVYSQIYKVLKPGGTFAVYEWVMTKNYDESNPAHRKIAYEIELGDGIPKMFSVDVAQEALKSAGFEVTVAQDLADSDDEVPWYYPLTGEWKYVQNLSDIGTFFRTSYLGRKFTTAMVSLLEKVGAAPEGSTKVTNALEEAAVGLVAGGKEKLFTPMMLFVAKKPVDAKE; encoded by the coding sequence ATGTCTGAAGTAGTTGAATTAAGACAGAGACAAGCTCAATTCACCAAGGAATTGCATGGTGATGATATTGGATCCAAGAGTGGGTTTGCTGCTTTTGTTTCCAAGAATCGTTCTGCTCAaaaagaagctgttgaaaagtATTTGAAGCATTGGGATGGTAGAACTGACAAGGATGCAGAAGAAAGACGTCTGGACGATTACAACGAATCTACTCACTCTTATTACAATGTTGTGACCGATTTTTACGAGTATGGTTGGGGTTCTTCATTCCATTTTAGTCGTTTCTATAAAGGTGAAAATTTCTTTGCTGCAATGGCAAGACATGAACACTATTTGGCATACCAAGCTGATATCCAAAAGGGAGATTTGGTATTGGATGTTGGTTGTGGTGTGGGTGGTCCAGCTCGTGAAATCTCGAGATTCACTGGTTGTAACATCATTGGGTTAAACAACAACGATTACCAGTTGGCCAAGGCCAAATGGTACGCAAAGAAATACCATTTGCAGGATCAGCTGGATTTTGTTAAAGGTGATTTCATGAATATGGATTTCGAACCAAACACTTTTGACAAAGTCTATGCGATTGAAGCTACATGTCACGCGCCAAGTCTGGAAGGTGTGTATAGTCAGATTTacaaagtcttgaaaccagGTGGTACTTTTGCCGTTTACGAATGGGTCATGACTAAGAATTACGACGAAAGTAACCCAGCTCACAGAAAGATCGCTTACGAGATCGAATTGGGTGATGGTATCCCAAAGATGTTCTCTGTCGATGTTGCCCAAGAGGCACTCAAGAGCGCTGGTTTCGAAGTCACTGTTGCCCAGGATTTGGCTGACTCTGACGATGAGGTTCCTTGGTACTATCCATTGACTGGTGAGTGGAAGTACGTGCAAAATTTGAGCGACATTGGAACTTTCTTCAGAACTTCCTATCTTGGTAGAAAGTTTACTACTGCCATGGTTTCACTGCTAGAAAAAGTCGGTGCTGCACCAGAAGGTTCTACTAAAGTGACCAATGcgcttgaagaagctgcagTGGGTCTTGTTGCAGGTGGTAAGGAGAAACTTTTCACCCCAATGATGCTTTTCGTCGCCAAGAAACCCGTGGATGCCAAGGAGTAA